CTCCAGAGCTCTTCTTAGCCCCAGGAAGTTGCTGGGATTGCCATTTCACCACTGAGCTGTAATTTATGGGCGCACGGGCGGCTCCTGTAAGGAGATGGCAGTTTTTCAAAACCCTGAATACAGCCGAAGAGGCTTTTGAAAAAAATACGATTCAGTAATAGAGCACTTTCTTGATCACCCATTTTTCTCCATTTTTCATCATGGAGAACTTGGTCGGAAGCCTCTCCTGGCCGAAGGTGGACACAACTTCCAATACAGCCTTGTCCCCTCCATCCAGCACCATGAAAATCGTGGGTTCTCCCAATGCCATCTTGGGAAATCTTTCCATGGCCGAGGAAAAGGCCTCTGAAACCTCTTTGTCCAGGCTTTCTCCTGGGGAAAAGACTCCCCCCACCTCTGCCACCAGTATGGGCTTTTCATGAAAGCAGCGCCCCAGTGCTGTCTTGTCTTTGGTGTTGTAAGCCTGCTCGAAACTCAAGAGCACCTGGCAAACCTGGCTTTGGACCTCGCCTTTGGGGGAGTAATCTTTCAAGGTGCCGTAACAGCCGCCCAATGCCACACAAGCCACGAGGCTGCAAAAAAAATAAAAGTTTCTGGCCATGCTTTTCTCCTTCCCGCAGCTCTTATGTACTGATTTGAAAATGAACTGTGAGCCGATGGTCCAGCATGCTCTCGATTCGAGAGGAATCTGGTAAATTTTAGGCCCAGGCCCCCGGGTGGCACTGCTTTTCCCTCAACATTGCTGTCACCTCTGCAGGAGCCATGTGCATGGTAACCCAGGAGTTCTAAACACGCAATCCGGTGAGTTGATCACGCATCAGGATCTCTGAGCAGTCAAGCTTTGGCTCCACCCTTGGGGAAGGGGCTTATACATCACCCCTTCGGTTGTACATTGACAAAAGGCTCCAGCTTTGGTTCCATAGCCCAAGTATTTGCTCAGATTGAGTGTGCTCTGTTTCATGGTACAGGGGCTTGGAAGGAGGTCATTGCATGAAACTTTCTACCAAAGGACGCTACGGGGTGAGAGCTGTTTTCGACATGGCCTACTACGGAAAGGGCCGGCCGGCTCAGATCCGCACCATTGCCGAGCGCCAGGAGATACCCATAAGGTACCTGGAGCAGATCCTGAACCGTCTCAGGAGGGCCGGATTGGTGCGCACCATCAGGGGGCCCAAGGGAGGATACTTTCTGGGGAAGAACCCTGATCAGATAACCGTGGCAGACGTTGTCAGGGCAACTGATGGGCCCTTGAATTTAGTTAGATGCAAGGAGGCACGCCGCAAAGACCTGCAGTGCCACAGGGCTCCTAAGTGTGTTGTGCGCCAGGTTTGGGAGGAAGCCAGTAAGAGACTAAACGATTATCTGGATTCAGTGACCATTGGAAATCTTTGCTCTGAAGCCGAGAAGATGGAGCTTTGAAATCCGCCCCATATGGCTGAGATGAGTCTTTGAGGCTTAACCGAGGGGGAATCTTGAAGTCAACAAGAGGATTTTCAGATTGATTTTAGAAGGAGGGACGGCAGTTGGAGCGATATAGAGGTGATGTCTCCATGAAGGAGCTGGTGCGAGTGGTGGCTTGTGCGCTTGTGGATCGCCCCGAGGAGGTGGAGGTGGTAGAGGTCACAGGCGGAAGCACTTCTGTGATAGAGCTGAGGGTAGCCAAGGAAGATGTGGGAAAGATCATTGGCCGACAGGGACATACGGCCAATGCCATCCGCACCATTCTAAACGGAGTGGCGGCCAAGCTAAAAAAAAGGGCGGTGCTGGAGATAGTGGAATAGAAGGGTTGCGGCGGTCTCAATTGGCTTTTTGGATCTGCGCCCGCAGCAAGGATTCAAAAATGACGCCTGAGCCTGGACCAGATTCCTGTGCCCACCATGCTTCGGGCCACCTTCAATATGGCTTTGATGACCCCGAGCACATCCTGGTTGCCTGCCCAATGACGCCGCAGTAATTCTGGATCCAGCTCATTGAGGATGGACCCCAGCACGTAGGCTGCCAGGGCCACGTCATCGGCATAGGCAGCAGGGCCAAAAACCGCTTCTGGAATCAGATCCAAGGGGGATATGAAATAGGCTATGGCCACCAACAGCCTTGCCTTGATGTGATGGGGTACTTGGGGGTCTAAAGAGAGGCGCCACAGCAGGTGAAAAAGATCAGGGGCCCACATGAGGTACTCTATCCACCTGTGGGAACCTCCTGCTGTTTCGGCCCAGTGGTGTATGCGCCCACGAAGCCTTTGATAGAAATCCTCTTCTGTGGACATGGATTCAGGCCTCCAGGTCCTTGAAGCCATAGATCTTTGGGGCTTCCATGCCCCCCAGGAAGTCCCGAAGAGCATCCCTGGTGCTGGGAAAAGCAAGTTCCTTCCATGGTATCTGGGCCGGGGCGAAGGCGGCCACCTCTAGGGCCTCGTCCCCTGCCTTGAGTTCCCCACCCAAGATTTCAACCCTGTAAACTATCACTATGACTGGTCTCCCTGGGTAGGAATACACATTGAGAATTCCCGCAGGCCTCACCTTGAGATTGACCTCTTCCATGGTCTCTCTCACGGCGGCAGCCTCTACGGTTTCTCCGCGGTCCACAAACCCTCCGGGGAATACCCACTTGCCATACCCTGGATCTATGGCTCGTCTAAGGAGCACAACGCGGCCCTGCAAAATGGGAATAGTGCCCACAGCCACCTTGGAATCCAGATAAAAGATGAAACCGCAGGACTTGCAAACCAGTCTTTCAGGCTCCCCGGCCTTGATGAGCCTCTTTTCCAGCTCATGACCGCATTTGGGGCAAAACCTGTAACCAGGATCCAGGGGATGATGTTGTTCGTGCTGGGTGTCCATGGGCAGGTTCAATATACCAAAGCCTCACCATCCAAGCAAATCGCCAAATGTCTATTGGCCATGTAAGCACACTGAATCTCCCTCTGGGGCAGTGAGATCCTTGTGGTCCACGGGATAGGCTTCAGGCTTGCTTTTTCCAGTAAAGTAGTCTTTGAAGCTGTTTCTTTCTTTCCCCTTGAGTCCTGGCTACATATATGGGCTCTTGGGAAGAGGGGTCCAGCCCGCTTAAGTACATGGCCGTAGCCATGGTCATGGGGGTTGGAAGAAAAAGCTGTACCTGCCTGGGCCTAAGGCCTGACTCGCGAAGCCTGCGCTCCAGTATGTCCATGTCTTTGATGGTGCAGCCCGGAAAGCCTGCCATGAGGTAGGGCACAAGAAAAAAATTCTTTCCGACTTTCTGGGTCAGGTTTCGGAAAGCTTCCTGAAAATCTCGATAGATGGACCAAGATGGTTTTCTCATCCTGGCCAAGACAGCTGTGCTTGCGTGCTCTGGAGCCACCTTGAGGTATCCTGAAACATGGTGTTTGATCAGCAATTCCAAGAACTGGGGATCCCTCAAGGCCAGATCATGACGTATACCGCTGGAGACAAAAACATGTCTGACCCCAGGGACCTTTCTGGCGCTTTCAAGCAGCTGCATGAAGGGCTCCTGGGTGGCGGGCAGATGAATGCAGATGTTTGGAAAGAGGCAGGAAGCCCTGGAGCATTTTCCTTTCTTGAAGCCTGCATTGCAGCCCAGCCCGTACATGTTGGCCGAGGGTCCTCCAAGATCGCTTATGGTGCCCGAAAAGCTCCTGGATCTTGCAATCCTGCCTATCTCTTCAACTACTGATTCCTTGGATCTGCTCTGAAGCGCTCTTGACTGGTGCAGGCCTATGGAGCAAAAGCTGCAGCCTCCTGCGCAGCCTCTCACCACGGTCACGGAATCCTTTACCATGGTGTAGGCCGGTATCTCCCCTTTGTAACGTGGATGAGGCCTTCTGGAGAAAGGAAGGGAGTAAATCCTGTCCATTTCATGGGCTGTGAGAGGCCTGGCTGGTGGAAACAAGATCAGAACCCGGTTGTCAGCCTTTTGCAGGAGAATCCTTTGGGACCAGGGCTGGCTCTGCTGTTCCAAGAGTCTCGTGAGTTCTAAAAGCCTCTGCGGGGACTCCTCCAGTTCCTCGTGAGCCGCAACCCAAAGAGCCCCCGGGTAGCGGGCAGGCTGGAAGCTTGCCTGTCCTCTGTAAATGGCTGTGCCGGGAATGCCCTCCAGGTCCTGGCCTGCCTCCAGACGCCGGGCGATTTGTTCCACTGCCAACTCCCCCATCCCGTAAACTAAGATGGTGGCTTTGGAATCCAGCAATATGGATTTGCGGATCTCATGACTCCAAAAATCATAGTGGCTGACCCTCCTTAAGCTTGCCTCCACACCCCCTATTACCACACTCACTCCAGGCATGGCCTGTCTTATGCGGTTTACGTATACTAGCACCGCCCTGTCAGGACGAGCTCCCGGCAAGCCATGCTCGCAATAGTGGTCCTGGCGCCTTGGCTTTCCCAAAGAGGTGTAGCGGTTCACCATGGAATCCATGGCTCCTGAGGTTACACCCACAAAGAGTCTGGGCACCCCCATGGACAAGAAGCTCTCGGGGGTCCTCCAATCCGGCTGTGGTAAGATGCCCACCTTGTAACCCAAAGATTCCAAGTAACGGCCTATGAGGGCAGCTCCAAAAGAGGGGTGATCCACATAAGCGTCTCCGGTGACCAGTAGGATATCCAATTGCTTCCACCCCAGGGACAACATCTCCTGCTTGGTGGTGGGGAGAAAGGGGGCCGGTTGTTTTGGTCTTTTCACTGGTTGGCCTGACACCTTGTTTTCTGGGATCTCTGTACCATCCTAGGGATGCTGCTGGAGGCCCGTCAAGTCCATGGGCAGGCCCGCACTTCTTGACGCATAAGGCCCCCTCTCCTATACTCAGGCCAGAATCTGCCTTTTTTCAAAGAGGTTGTACAAAGAGGACCTGCCTGTCTGAAAAATTCGGCCTCCCTGAGGGGTATCCTGCTGATGAGCACAAGAAAGTTTACAAGAGCTGTGCGTCTAGGGAATGTGGTAATAGGGGGCAGCGCTCCTGTGGTGGTTCAATCCATGACCAATACGGACACCAGGGATACGGCCTCAACCGTGGCCCAGGTAAGGAGGCTGGAGGCCGCCGGGTGCGAGGTGGTCAGGGTGGCGGTGCCGGACATGGAGGCGGCCAGGGCTCTTGGAAAGATCAGAAGGCAGATTTCAATACCACTGGTTGCGGACATACATTTTGATTACAGACTTGCCCTGGAAGCCCTGGCACAGGGTGTGGACGGACTGCGCATAAACCCAGGCAACATAGGAGGGTCAAGGAAAGTAAGGGAGGTTGTGGCAGCTGCCAGGGAAAGGATGGTTCCCATACGCATAGGGGTCAACTCAGGTTCCCTGGAGAAGGACATAATGGAGGCACATGGCGGTGTGACGGCCCAGGGCATGGTGGAAAGTGGGCTGCGCCATGTGAGGATCCTGGAAGAGATGGGGTACCAGGAGATCAAGATATCTCTGAAGGCTCCGGACGTCAGGATGACCTGCGATGCCTACCGCCTCATGTCCCAGGCCGTGGAATATCCTCTTCATTTGGGGGTCACGGAGGCAGGCACCCTGCTTTCAGGAGCAGTGAAGTCCTCGGTGGGCCTGGGTATCCTTTTGAATGAGGGCATAGGGGACACCATAAGGGTTTCGCTTACGGCCGATCCCGTGGAAGAGGTTAGGGTGGCCTGGGGCATTCTAAAGGCCCTGGGCCTGAGACAGAGGGGAGTGGAACTGGTATCTTGTCCCACTTGCGGAAGAACCCAGGTGGAACTGATCGCAGTAGCCATGGAGGTGGAAAAAAGGCTCCTGCATGTGGATGTGCCCTTACAGGTGGCTGTAATGGGTTGTGCAGTAAATGGTCCCGGGGAGGCAAGGGAGGCTGATGTGGGCATATGCGGAGGCAAGAAGCACTGGCTGCTCTTTAGAAAAGGGAAGGTCATACGCAAGTTGAAACCCCAGGAGGCCGTTGAGGTTCTGGTCCAAGAAGTTGAGGAGGAAGTTTCTGCCCGCAAGAGGGATTCCTCCCGGTCCCTGGATGGATCCTTATAATTGACTATGAAGCAGGAGGAAATATGCGTCTTTCAGAGTTCTTTCTCCCCACCGAGAAAGAGGATCGTTCCGAGGCTGTGGTGGCAAGTCACCGCCTCATGTTAAGAGCTGGCATGATCAGACAACTCACCTCCGGGGTTTACTCATATCTGCCCCTGGGCCTCAGAGCTGTTCGAAAGGTGGCTCAGATAGTGAGGGAAGAAATGGACAGAGCTGGAGCTCAGGAGTTGCTGCTGCCTGCACTACAACCAGCCGATCTTTGGAAGGAAAGCGGGCGGTGGGATCACTTCGGGCCTGAACTGGTGAGACTGCGAGATCGCAATGAGAGGGAATTCTGCCTGGGTCCCACCCATGAGGAAGTAATCACGGATCTGGTGCGCAAGGAAGTTCGTTCATACAGACAGCTGCCCTTGATCCTCTATCAGATTCAGACCAAGTTCAGGGACGAGAGAAGGCCCAGGTTCGGGGTCATGAGGGCCAGAGAGTTCACCATGAAAGATGCTTACAGCTTTGACTGCGATGATTCAGGTGCTGAGCAAAGCTACAGGAGGATGTACCAGGCTTACAGCCGTATATTCAAAAGGAGCGGTCTTCGCTTCAGGGCAGTGGAGGCTGAAACAGGAGCCATTGGGGGCAGTTTCAGCCACGAGTTCATGGTCTTGGCCGACTCGGGGGAGGACGCCATAGCCAGTTGTGACAGCTGCGATTATGCGGCCAATGTTGAGAGGGCTGAACTTCCGCCGCTTTTGGTCAAGCAGCAGCCAGATCCCCGGTGCGCTGCCGTGGAGCTGGTGTCTACTCCAAACATGCGCACCGTGGAGGAAGTTTGTGCATTTCTGGGCAGGGATCCCTCCAGTTTGATCAAGACCCTCCTTTTCCTCGCAGACGGCAAACCAATTGGTGTGCTGGTGAGGGGTGACAGGGAGGTAAACGAGGCAAAGCTCAAGAGAGTCCTTGGATGTGAGGAGTTGATTCTGGCCGATGAGCAGACCGTGATGAGTCTGACAGGGGCGCCGGTGGGTTTTGCTGGGCCTGTGGGACTTGGAAAACCAGGGGCGGGAATTCGGATCCTGGCGGATCAGGAGGTGATGCTGGTGGTGGATGGTGTCACAGGGGCCAACAAGGCTGATGCCCATCTTGTCCATGTCAGGCCCGGCAGGGATTTCCAGGTGGATGGGGTGGGGGATTTAAGGACAGCAGTGGCCGGAGATGGATGCCCCAGATGCGGCAGGGGAAAGCTTGAGATATGGAGGGGAATTGAGGTGGGCCACATCTTTAAGTTGGGCACCAAGTACAGCAAGGCCATGGGGGCTACCTTCCAGGATGAGAAGGGAAGGGAATGGCCCATGATCATGGGATGTTATGGGATCGGCATAGAAAGAACGGTGGCGGCTGCCATAGAACAGAATCATGACCAGGACGGCATAATCTTTCCCATGGCCATAGCTCCATTCCAGGTGACGGTGCTCTGCCTCCAGCAGGAGCTGCCAGAGGTGAGGGAGGCGTCTGAAAAGCTTTACCTGAGCTTGAAAAAGGAGGGGATCGAGACTCTTTTGGATGACAGAGAGGAGCGGCCCGGGAGCAAATTCAAGGATGCAGATCTCATAGGAATTCCCCTTCGCATAAATGTAGGATCCCGTTCTCTGGCCAAAGCTGTGGTGGAGCTTCGCCACAGGGCCACAGGCCAGGTGGAGATGCTGGGATTGGACAGCGTCTGTGAGCGTGTAAAGGAGATCGTTCGTGATCAGATTGAACGAGATCCTGGATCGGGTAGCTGAATATGATCCCAAAGCCGACCTGGATCTCATAGAGAAAGCTTATGTGTTTTCGGCCAAGGTCCATCAGGGACAGGTGCGCCTTTCAGGGGAGCCTTACCTCATCCATCCTTTGGCAGTGGCGGGATTGCTGGCGGAACTCAGGTTGGATGCCGGTACGGTGGCCACCGGACTTCTCCATGATGTGGTGGAGGACACCCGGACTACCCTTGAGGAGATCAGGGATCTCTTCGGGGTGGAGATAGCGGAGTTGGTGGATGCTGTGACAAAACTCTCCAGGATGAGTTTCAGCTCCAGGGAGGAACAGCAAGCCGAGAATTTCCGGAAAATGATCCTGGCCATGTCCAGGGACATAAGGGTGATCTTGATCAAGCTGGCCGACAGGCTTCACAACATAAGGACCCTTCAGTTCCACAGCCGCGAGAATCAGATAAGAATAGCCAGAGAGACCCTGGAGATTTATGCGCCCATAGCCCACAGGCTGGGCATAACCTGGATGAAGAGAGAACTGGAGGACCAGGCCTTCCGTTTTCTGGAGCCCGAGGCTTACCAGGAGATCGCAGAAAAGGTGGCCCAGGCCAAGGTGGAGAGGGACGAATACATCAGGGAAGTGGAAGGGCTCCTGAAATCGGAGCTGGAATCACATGGCCTCAAGCCATTGGTACAGGGCCGTTTCAAACACTATTACAGCATTTACAAGAAAATGCAGAGCCAGCAGTTGCCTTTCGAGGAACTCTATGACTTGTTGGCTTTCCGGGTGATCTTGCGCAACAAGGCAGAGTGTTACGAGGCCCTGGGTTACGTCCACGCCATGTGGCCTCCTATCCCAGGCAAGTTCAATGACTATATCGGAAGGCCCAAGCCCAATGGGTACCAGTCCCTTCACACTACGGTCTTCGGACCCCACAAGAAACGCATGGAGGTTCAGATCCGCACGGAATTGATGCATCGCATAGCCGAAGAGGGAATAGCGGCCCACTGGCGTTACAAGGAAGGTCGAATAGTCCAAGACAAGGATGATGAGAGGCTGGCCTGGGTCCGCCAGATATTGGACTGGCAGCAGGAGCTGGAGGATCCCAGGGAGTTCCTGGATATGGTCAAGGTGGAGCTATTCCCGGACGAGGTCTATGTGCTCACCCCCAAGGGAGCAGTCAAGCAACTTCCCAGGGGCTCCACTCCCGTTGACTTTGCTTATTCCATTCACACAGAGGTGGGGCATCAATGCGTGGGAGCAAGGGTCAACGACAAGATCGTTCCCTTGCGCTACGAGCTTCAAAGCGGTGATGTGGTTGAGATAGTAACCCATCCGGACCACAAGCCCTCCAGGGACTGGCTGAAGTTTGTGAAGACATCCAGGGCCCGAGCCAAGATACGCCAGTGGTTCAAGACAGAGGAACGAAACCGCTCCATGGCCCTGGGAAGGGACCTGTGTGAAAAGGAGTTTCGTCGCCACGGCCTGAGCTTTTCCAAGTTAATAAAAGGGCCAGAGATGGAGGAACTCCTCAAGAGGATGAGTTTTGAGGATGTGGACGACTTGATGGCTGCCGTGGGCTACGGGAGGGTCTCCCCCAGGTCTTTGGCTACCCATTTCCTGCCAGAAGAGCCCCAGGAAGTAGAGGAAGAAAAAGAGCAGATTCCCTCCCTCAAAACGCGCAAGGGCAAGCCCCGTGCTGTGAGAGGAGGTGTGCGGGTCCACGGGGTGGAGGACGTGATGGTCCACTTTGCCAGGTGCTGCCAGCCCCTGCCAGGGGACAGGGTCTTGGGCTTCATAACCAGGGGCAGGGGTGTGACGGTTCACGCGGCCGATTGTTCCAACATACAGGATGCAGAAGCGGAGCGTTTGATACCTGTGGAATGGAACCAGGGGCATCAGGGCAGCCATCCTGTCCGGGTCAGGGTGGTATGCTCGGATCGAAAGGGTATCCTGGCAGCCATAGCTCAGACCCTCAGTCAGGCAGATATCAACATCACCCACGCCAAGGTTCAGACCTCCCCTGACAAGAAAGCCGTGGGTTTTTTCGATGTGGAGGTCACTGATCTGAAACACCTGGAGGGAGCCCTAAGAGCCATCCGACGCATAGAGGAGGTCATCGAAGCGGACAGGGTGAGGGCCTGACAGCCATAGGATGTTTGTGTTGGCACAATGAGGTTCTCAGACCAGAAAGCAGCATGAGCCGGGGCTTTTTTTGTTTTCTCATGCCTTGCGGATGAGCCCTTTTTCAAGCCAACCCAGGATCTTTTTCTGGAGCAGAGCCTGTGTTTCCCAATCCCCATCTAGGGCTCCGTGAGCCTGCATACGGCTCAGTTCCTCCATGAACCAGGGCTCCACCTCAGGCGGTTCCAAACCAAAAAGAGGGGTTCCAGGAAGAGGAAGATACATGTGAGCATGGATGCGAACCCTTCCCATGCTTATGAGTCTCTCCATGAGTCTTAAGCTTGCAATCCTGTCCTGACTCGTCTCTCCAGGAAGCCCGAAGAGCATGTCCACATGAGCCATGAGCCCAAAGCCCACCACCTGCCTTACGGCCTCAAACACCTGTTCCACGGTGTGACCTCTTTTCACGAGTCTGAGGACCCTGTTGCTTCCTGACTGGGCTCCGATGACCAGCTTGCGGTTCTTGCAATAGAGGAGAAGCAGTTCCAGTAGCTCTGGTTTTACCCTGTCGGGTCGCACCTCCGAAGGGAAGTCCCCAAGGTGAACGTGTTTGATGCCCATCTTCTGGCATAGCCCCAAGAGACTCCTCAGGGAACTTATCTCATCTCCCAAGCCTGGGGCCCTATAAGAGAAAGCATCTGGAGCTATGAAGCGGGCTGTGTGCCTTCCCATTTCCACGGAGGCCAGGAGGTAGTCTCTCACGGATTCCAAGGACCTGTGTCTGAGTGTCCTGGAATGGAACCTGGGTGTGAAACAATAAGTACAACCATGGGGGCAGCCCCTGGTAATCTCCAAAGGTGCCATGAAGCTGGCTCTCCTGGATACAGGCAGGGCTTTCTCCAGGCTGCAAGTACGTGTTGGCTTCCAGATCCCATGCAGCTCTCTGGAGTCCTTGGCATTGATCCATGCCCCCAGCAGTTCTGACATCAGATCCTCTGCCTCCCCTGCCACCACAGCATGGAAGCCCAGCTCCAGGGTACCCTCAGGATCGGCCGAGGCGTGAGGGCCGCCTGCCACAACAATGTCCCGGGCTCCCAGGTATGGTCCTATGGTCTTGAGTTCCTCCATAACATCCTCCAGGTGGGGTGTCATGAAGGAGTAGCCCACAAATGTCCCCTCTGAGGAGCCCAGATGGCGTATCAGTTCCTGGGGGGAACGCGCCACATCCAGCTCCAGGATGCCTTTTTGATCCCATTGCTCCACAAGGTTCATAAGCAAAGGCAGAGTGTAGCGATTGGCCCTGGTCTGCCTCAGAAGGACCCGCATTGTCTTTTGCCTCTTTGAAGAAAACTGGAAGCCCAGATCTCCAAGGCGAAGAGACCCACTCCTGCCCATATGCAGCAAAAGGTGATGAGGTGGGTCCATCCAAAGGGCTCTCCATATGCCAGGACCCCCAAAAGGAACTGGAGGGTTGGAGCCAGGTACTGAATAAGGCCCAGGGTGCTTAGCTGCAGTCTCCTGGCCGCATGGGTGAACCATACAAGAGGGAAGGCAGTAACCGCGCCTGCCATGGCCAGAAGAACGGTTGTGGCTGTATCCACCAGTCCAAAGCAGATTTCCGTTCGAATTCCAAGAAAAACCAAGTAACCCAGAGCCAGAGGCGTCATGAGGGCCGTCTCCACGAAGAGCCCTCCCACAGGTTCTACGGCCACGGTTTTCCTAAGCAGGCCGTAAAGCCCGAAGCTGGAGGCCAGAATCAGAGCTATCCATGGCAGGGTGCCCTGGAGAATGAGCATGTTGAGGGTTCCCAGGGCAGCCAATGCCACGGCCACCACCTGGGTGCGCCTTAGCCTCTCGCCAAGAAAAACGGTTCCCAAAAGCACGTTAACAAGGGGATTGATATAGTATCCCAGGCTGGCCTCTACGACCCTACCGGTTTGGATGGCGTAGATGAAAACGAACCAGTTCACCAGGACCAAAGAGGCGCTCAGAAAAAGCGTCTTGAGAACCCTCGGTGATCTGAGGGAAGTCCTCAGGCTGCTCCAGCCGTGGCTATAAGAGAGCAGAAGGGCTGTCAAGGGCACGGACCAAAAGACCCTGTGGGCCAGTACCTCCATGGCCGGCACATGTTGCAGTGCTTTGAAATACACTGCCACCAGGCCCCAGAATCCAAAGGCAGCCAGGGCGTAAAGGAGCCCTTTTTCCTGTCCATTTACCCCTTCTGGGTTCCCTGGTGCAGAGGGCTTCTGCGTGCGGGGGAGTGAGCTGCCAACATCAGACATCCGGGCCCTTCCCCCTGAGCTTTACCTTCAGGCCGTCCTTTGCCACAACGGGCCTTTGGAAGATGCCCCTGTCTTTGCAGATACGATTCACCAGGTTTTGCCAATCCTCGTGGCAGAGGGGTTGGGGATAGGGCAAACCGCTGGATGGATCCAGCATGGGCCTGAGAGGTTTAACGGCTTTGAGACCCTTGGGAAAGGGATCCCCTTCCACAAAATACTCCTCTGAAAGGTGAACCAGATAAACCTCTAGAGGATCCCATTGCAGGATATAGTCCAGGGCCTTTTGGAAGCTCATGTGATGGGGTCGATTCACCTCTGGCTCATGAAGCCAGTGGGACTGGATCACTGCGGCATGAAGTCTTCCTTGCCAGGTGGGTCTGCTCTTGAGTCCCATGAAATCCCCTGTGTACAAAATGCGCAAGTGATCTCCCGATTCCCCTTCCTCTTCCAACAAGTATCCCACGGAGCCCTTGGCCACAGGGCCGTGCTCTGTGGCAAAAGGCACCACCTTTGTATTGAGTCCCTCCAGCCTCTGGCCTGGTCTGACCAACCTCTTTTCCAAGAGATCCTTGAGCAGATAACCGAATAGGGTTTCCACCCTTTCCCAGGTCTCCGCAGTGGCGTAAACCGGAATGGGTTTCCAA
This genomic stretch from bacterium harbors:
- a CDS encoding DUF1232 domain-containing protein, with protein sequence MSTEEDFYQRLRGRIHHWAETAGGSHRWIEYLMWAPDLFHLLWRLSLDPQVPHHIKARLLVAIAYFISPLDLIPEAVFGPAAYADDVALAAYVLGSILNELDPELLRRHWAGNQDVLGVIKAILKVARSMVGTGIWSRLRRHF
- a CDS encoding NUDIX hydrolase, with product MNLPMDTQHEQHHPLDPGYRFCPKCGHELEKRLIKAGEPERLVCKSCGFIFYLDSKVAVGTIPILQGRVVLLRRAIDPGYGKWVFPGGFVDRGETVEAAAVRETMEEVNLKVRPAGILNVYSYPGRPVIVIVYRVEILGGELKAGDEALEVAAFAPAQIPWKELAFPSTRDALRDFLGGMEAPKIYGFKDLEA
- a CDS encoding bifunctional (p)ppGpp synthetase/guanosine-3',5'-bis(diphosphate) 3'-pyrophosphohydrolase, whose product is MIRLNEILDRVAEYDPKADLDLIEKAYVFSAKVHQGQVRLSGEPYLIHPLAVAGLLAELRLDAGTVATGLLHDVVEDTRTTLEEIRDLFGVEIAELVDAVTKLSRMSFSSREEQQAENFRKMILAMSRDIRVILIKLADRLHNIRTLQFHSRENQIRIARETLEIYAPIAHRLGITWMKRELEDQAFRFLEPEAYQEIAEKVAQAKVERDEYIREVEGLLKSELESHGLKPLVQGRFKHYYSIYKKMQSQQLPFEELYDLLAFRVILRNKAECYEALGYVHAMWPPIPGKFNDYIGRPKPNGYQSLHTTVFGPHKKRMEVQIRTELMHRIAEEGIAAHWRYKEGRIVQDKDDERLAWVRQILDWQQELEDPREFLDMVKVELFPDEVYVLTPKGAVKQLPRGSTPVDFAYSIHTEVGHQCVGARVNDKIVPLRYELQSGDVVEIVTHPDHKPSRDWLKFVKTSRARAKIRQWFKTEERNRSMALGRDLCEKEFRRHGLSFSKLIKGPEMEELLKRMSFEDVDDLMAAVGYGRVSPRSLATHFLPEEPQEVEEEKEQIPSLKTRKGKPRAVRGGVRVHGVEDVMVHFARCCQPLPGDRVLGFITRGRGVTVHAADCSNIQDAEAERLIPVEWNQGHQGSHPVRVRVVCSDRKGILAAIAQTLSQADINITHAKVQTSPDKKAVGFFDVEVTDLKHLEGALRAIRRIEEVIEADRVRA
- a CDS encoding proline--tRNA ligase; translated protein: MRLSEFFLPTEKEDRSEAVVASHRLMLRAGMIRQLTSGVYSYLPLGLRAVRKVAQIVREEMDRAGAQELLLPALQPADLWKESGRWDHFGPELVRLRDRNEREFCLGPTHEEVITDLVRKEVRSYRQLPLILYQIQTKFRDERRPRFGVMRAREFTMKDAYSFDCDDSGAEQSYRRMYQAYSRIFKRSGLRFRAVEAETGAIGGSFSHEFMVLADSGEDAIASCDSCDYAANVERAELPPLLVKQQPDPRCAAVELVSTPNMRTVEEVCAFLGRDPSSLIKTLLFLADGKPIGVLVRGDREVNEAKLKRVLGCEELILADEQTVMSLTGAPVGFAGPVGLGKPGAGIRILADQEVMLVVDGVTGANKADAHLVHVRPGRDFQVDGVGDLRTAVAGDGCPRCGRGKLEIWRGIEVGHIFKLGTKYSKAMGATFQDEKGREWPMIMGCYGIGIERTVAAAIEQNHDQDGIIFPMAIAPFQVTVLCLQQELPEVREASEKLYLSLKKEGIETLLDDREERPGSKFKDADLIGIPLRINVGSRSLAKAVVELRHRATGQVEMLGLDSVCERVKEIVRDQIERDPGSGS
- a CDS encoding YgiQ family radical SAM protein; amino-acid sequence: MSGQPVKRPKQPAPFLPTTKQEMLSLGWKQLDILLVTGDAYVDHPSFGAALIGRYLESLGYKVGILPQPDWRTPESFLSMGVPRLFVGVTSGAMDSMVNRYTSLGKPRRQDHYCEHGLPGARPDRAVLVYVNRIRQAMPGVSVVIGGVEASLRRVSHYDFWSHEIRKSILLDSKATILVYGMGELAVEQIARRLEAGQDLEGIPGTAIYRGQASFQPARYPGALWVAAHEELEESPQRLLELTRLLEQQSQPWSQRILLQKADNRVLILFPPARPLTAHEMDRIYSLPFSRRPHPRYKGEIPAYTMVKDSVTVVRGCAGGCSFCSIGLHQSRALQSRSKESVVEEIGRIARSRSFSGTISDLGGPSANMYGLGCNAGFKKGKCSRASCLFPNICIHLPATQEPFMQLLESARKVPGVRHVFVSSGIRHDLALRDPQFLELLIKHHVSGYLKVAPEHASTAVLARMRKPSWSIYRDFQEAFRNLTQKVGKNFFLVPYLMAGFPGCTIKDMDILERRLRESGLRPRQVQLFLPTPMTMATAMYLSGLDPSSQEPIYVARTQGERKKQLQRLLYWKKQA
- the ispG gene encoding flavodoxin-dependent (E)-4-hydroxy-3-methylbut-2-enyl-diphosphate synthase, with translation MSTRKFTRAVRLGNVVIGGSAPVVVQSMTNTDTRDTASTVAQVRRLEAAGCEVVRVAVPDMEAARALGKIRRQISIPLVADIHFDYRLALEALAQGVDGLRINPGNIGGSRKVREVVAAARERMVPIRIGVNSGSLEKDIMEAHGGVTAQGMVESGLRHVRILEEMGYQEIKISLKAPDVRMTCDAYRLMSQAVEYPLHLGVTEAGTLLSGAVKSSVGLGILLNEGIGDTIRVSLTADPVEEVRVAWGILKALGLRQRGVELVSCPTCGRTQVELIAVAMEVEKRLLHVDVPLQVAVMGCAVNGPGEAREADVGICGGKKHWLLFRKGKVIRKLKPQEAVEVLVQEVEEEVSARKRDSSRSLDGSL
- a CDS encoding KH domain-containing protein; the protein is MKELVRVVACALVDRPEEVEVVEVTGGSTSVIELRVAKEDVGKIIGRQGHTANAIRTILNGVAAKLKKRAVLEIVE
- a CDS encoding Rrf2 family transcriptional regulator — its product is MKLSTKGRYGVRAVFDMAYYGKGRPAQIRTIAERQEIPIRYLEQILNRLRRAGLVRTIRGPKGGYFLGKNPDQITVADVVRATDGPLNLVRCKEARRKDLQCHRAPKCVVRQVWEEASKRLNDYLDSVTIGNLCSEAEKMEL